The Halorussus rarus genome includes the window CTCGCCACCCAGCGCAACCGCCGCCGGGTCGCCCTCGCGGGTGCGCTCGTCGCCCTCCCGCTGGTCGTGCGTCTCGGCGGCGTCCTCTTCGAGCGACACCTCCGGTGGGTGTCGCCCGACGCGGTGGTGGCGCTGTGGTACCCGGTGCTGGTCGGGGGCGTCCCGCTGGCGGCCGTCGTACTGGGCCGACGGGTCCGGTCGGCGCCGGCCGGCGCGCTCGCGGCGCTCGGGTTCGGCACCGGCGTGGTGCTCGACTACGCCTACCTCGGGGTGACCATGCTGCCGATTCCGGTCGCGGCCCACCGCGCGGTCGCGGTGATGGCGGTCGGCCTCCTCGCCGCCGGCGCGGGCGCGAGGTCCGACCGGGACGTCGGCGCGGAGTCGGAGCGCAGACTGGGAGACGCCCAGCGCACGACGATCTTCTGGGCGGGCGCGGCGCTGTGGCTCCTGGTCGTGCTCGCGGGGCATCTGGTCTGAGCGCCCGGACCGACACCGCGAGGACCGTCCGGCGGGTTTTTGCTGTCTGCCGCCGATACAGCTCGCATGAGCGCCATCACCTTCTTCGCCACGACCGACCTGGAGCGCATCGTCGAGTTCTACACCGGGACCGTCGGTGCGACCGTCTGGCTCGAGCAGCCCGACTGCACGATCCTGAAGTACGACAACCAGCTCCTGGGCTTCTGCGAGCGCGAGACCGCCGACACCGAGGGCATCGTGACGTTCGTCTACCCCGACCGCGAGGGCGTCGACGAGATGTTCGAGGTACTCGCGGACCGTGTCCGCGAGGAACCGCACGAGAACGACCGGTACGACATCTACCAGTTCTTCGCCGAGGACCCGGACGGGCGTGCGGTGGAGTTCCAGACGTTCCTCCACCCGACCGACGAGGTGTAGCGCCGAACGCCCTGTCGCGCCGACCGCACCCGGTGGCGGCCGGGCCGTCGGGACCGCCGAATCGCACAGCGATGCGGCCGACTCCCGCAACTGCCGTGGCCGCACGGCCTGCGGGACTTGCGGGGTCGAGAAGCGATCAGAGCAG containing:
- a CDS encoding VOC family protein, with amino-acid sequence MSAITFFATTDLERIVEFYTGTVGATVWLEQPDCTILKYDNQLLGFCERETADTEGIVTFVYPDREGVDEMFEVLADRVREEPHENDRYDIYQFFAEDPDGRAVEFQTFLHPTDEV